The genome window TCGCCAAGGCGAGAGCGGCGGCGGCCGAGGCGCTCGAAGCGGCGAAGTCTGGCGACGATCCCGCCGCAAAAAAGCGCGCCGAGAAGGCCGCCCGGCTCGAAGTTGATCTCTCCGAGCGCGACAAGGTGAAGACGCTAATCGGGCAATACGATAATCTGCGCCTCAAGGGTCTTCGCAGCCGGGCGACGGTGCGCCGGGAGCTCGATCGCTTCGTCGTCGCCGCGTGGGGCGAGCGCGACATTCACACGATCGCCAAGCGCGACGTGATCGACCTTCTCGACGGGATCGCCGAGAGCGGGCGGGCCGTGACGGCGAACCGGGTGCGGGCCTACCTCAACACCTTCATGAATTGGTGCGTCGAGCGCGATATCCTCGCCATGAGCCCGGCGACGGGCGTGAAGCGCGTCGTCAAGGAAGCGAGCCGCGAGCGCGTGCTCTCCGACGACGAAATCCGGTGGCTCTGGCGGGCTTGCGACGAACTCGACCTATGGGGGCCGTTCACGAAGACGCTCTTGCTCACGGGGCAGAGGCTTGGCGAGGTGGCGGGTATGCGCGAGGCCGAGATCACCAGCGCGACATGGCACCTCGACGCCAAGCGCACGAAGAACGGCCGGGCGCACGACGTGCCACTCTCCGAAGCTGCGCTCGATGTTCTGGCGAGCACCATGAAGATCAAGGGCGCGGGCTACCTCTTCACGACGACGGGTGCCTCGGCGCTCTCTAACTTCCATCGGGGGCGGGAAGCCGTCGCCGCGAAGATGGTCGAGATCGCCGCCAAGGAACGCGGCGAGCCCGTCGAGATTCCGCATTGGACCTTCCACGACCTTCGCCGCACGGCGGCAACCGGCATGGCCCGGCTCGGCATCCCCGTTCGCGTCACCGAGGCCGTGCTCAATCACGTCTCGGGCACGGGTGGCGGGATCGTCGCCGTCTATCAGCGCCACGACTACGCCGACGAGAAGCGCGCCGCGCTCGACGCATGGACGCGCTACGTCGTCTCGATCGTCGAAGGCAGGGCCGAGAACGTGATCCAGATTCGGGCGTAAGCGAGTCACACGCGGCGTGAGATATTCCCACCATGTGGCGAACGTGCACCGAACCTTGTGACGCCGTGTGACGAGATGTGACGAGAGTGAACTCGCGAAAATGGACGTGCGAGCACGCGGTATCTCACGCTATCACGGCCGATCGCTCTCGTGCATGATCCTTCTACGGCCGGGCACACCGGCCAAGAGCAAGAAGGATAACGGCTATGGACCGCCCCGAATACGTTCCCGCACCTGTCGCCCGCCGCGAGATTCTCGGCGTCTCTGAAATGACTGTATGGCGTTGGCGGCAAGACCCGTCGCTCGGATTCCCGAGCCCCGTGCGCATTCGCGGTCGCCTTTACTACCGCACCGACGAGCTGCGGGGGTGGATGGAGCGCAATCGGCAATTCGCCGCATAAATGCAAACCTCGCCGGGCTTTAGCGAAACTCGACGCGGCGAAGAAGCAGACCCGAGGCAACCGGGCAAACCAAAATTACCACACGCGGCACAAAGATCGCGAATGAAAAAGAAGCAGCAAATGCAACAGTCCGAAGCCAAAAGTCCGCGCGAAGCGGCACTGGCCTACGCCGCCGCCGGATTCTCCGTGCATCCAGTGCGCGGCAAGCTTCCTCTCACCAAATGGAAGGACGCCGCTACAACTGACCTGACGACAATCAAAGCTTGGTTCGAACGCTGGCCCGAGGCTGGCGTTGCCCTCGTCACCGGCGAGCGATCCGGGCTTTTCGTTGTTGATCTCGACGTGAACAAAGAATCCGGTGAGTGCACGGGTGAAGCGGAGGCCGAGCGCCTCGGGCTGGCCGAGTATTTCAAGGGTGCTCCTATTGCGCGCACTCAATCCGGTGGACGGCATATCTTCTTTCGGGCTGGTGACGATCTCGACAACTCGGCAGGCACGCTCGGCTCGGCTATCGACACGCGCGGCAGGGGTGGCTTTGTCGTGGCAGCCGGATCACCCGGTTATGAGTGGCTTGGGCCGTCGATCGTCGATCTGGCACCGCCGCCGGTGCCTGAAAAGCTCCGCTCAATGATAAAGGCAGCGAAAGCGCGACCCGAGCACGAGACTCCGGCGGTCAACATCGGGCCAATGGCCGCGCTTGCACGGCAACTCACCGCGACGCCGACAAAGGAAGGCGGCCACGCATGGGCCGAGCAAGCCATGCTCGCCGAGATCGGCCGCGTCATGGCGGCGGCACCGGGCACGCGCAATCACACGCTCAACCGGGCCGCCTTCTCGCTCAGTCAAATCGTGGCGGGCGGTAGCCTCGATCGAAGTCGCGTCACCGATGCTCTGGAACGCGCCGCAAGGGCCGCCGGGCTCGACGAGCACGAGATCGCGGCGACGATCGCCTCGGGCCTTGAGGGCGGCATGGCCGCGCCGCGAACCGCGCCCGAGCGGCCGCAAGAGCGAGTCCAGGTATCGCCCTTTGCCGAGCCCGCGCCCGAAGTTCTGGCAAGCCGGAAGGCCGTTCTCGCCTCTAAGATCGTACGCGCGAACGCGGTGCGGCCGCTTCTCTCGTCACCTTACCTCGTCAAAGGCTGGCTCGATCGTGGCGCTATGTCCGTCGTCTACGGCGAGAGCAACGTCGGCAAGAGCTTCTTCGCCCTCTCGATCGCTCACCATGTCGCCAAGGGCGAGAGGTGGGCCGGGTGCCGTGTCGTGGGCGGGCCGGTGTTCTACATTGCGAGCGAGGGCGGTCGATCCTTCGTGAACCGCGTCGCCGCGCTAGACGCGCCTTCCGAGCGCCTCGTCGTGATCCCTGTCTCGATCGACCTTTGCGGCTCGGCCCTTGACGCAGAGGCGGTGGCGGCGCTGATCCGCGACGAGGCCGAGGTGCACGGCGAGCCCGCGTTACTGGTGATCGACACACTTGCGCGCAGCATGGGGCAAGGCGACGAGAACACCGCGCCCGATATGGGCGCTTTCGTGCGCAACGTGGACGTGATCCGCGAGAAAACTTCGGCGCATGTCATGGTGATTCACCACTCGGGCAAGGATCGGGCCAAGGGCGCGCGCGGGCACTCGTCGCTTCGGGCGGCAACCGACACCGAGATCGAGTTGACCGGCGAGTCCGAGATCGTCGTCGCCGAAGCGAAGAAGCAACGCGATATGGCGAACGGGCGGCGCTTCGCCTACCGGCTCGCCGAAGTCGATCTCGGCGAGGATCAAGACGGCGACGCGGTGACGACGTGTCGCGTCGAGCCTTGCGACGTGCCCGAAAAGAGCGCCTCGACGCTGATCTCGCCAGAACAAAGGCGGGTGCTCGACGCCCTCAATATCTTCCTTGTCGAGCGGGGCGTGCCAAATCCGGGCGGCGAAGGTTGGCCCGAGATCGGTGTGCGCAAGGTAGTCGATCTGGCCGAGTTCAAACGATTTGCCGCCGCACGCGAGCCCGACGCCGACGAACCGAAGAAGGCGTCGCGCCGGGTGCGCGACATGCTGGCCAAGCTGATCGCGAAGGGCGTCGTTTGTTGCAATGACGAAAGGCTTTGGATCGTCGCAAAGCACGGGAACGCGGGAACGTGAGGGAACGCGCGTGCCCGTGCGTTCCCTCACGTGCCCTTGCCGTGACGGGAACGCGACGCGACGCGCCCCCTATAAGGGGGCGTCGCGCGTTCCCTGCGAGCAGTCAGTGCGGCGCGGTGTGTCTTGGTGTGGTGATCTTTTTACAGAATTGCCGATAGAGGCGCTTGCCGCTCTCATGGCTGGCGGGATCAACAGAAAGGAACCTGACCATGACTCGAGCCGACAAACTGCACGCCGCCGAACGACTGCGCGAGATCGCCGCCGACTTCGAGCGGAAAGCGGCCGAGCTTGAAGCCGAGGCACTCGAAGGGAGCGAGGTGGCGATCGAGGGCCGTGACTGACAACGCGAGGGGCGTGGGCACGCCGTGCCCCTCGACCAATCAACAACAAGAGCACGAAAGGTGCCGACACATGAAGACGAACTCACCCTAACTCACCCTACTCGGGGCACGCTCTGCCTCGCCTCTTGGCCTCTAGCGGATCGCCCGAGCGCAACCTCTGGCTTGCCGTCGTGGCACTCGCCGTCCAGAACGACGAGCCCGATCGCCTCGTGCGATGGTTACGCTCGGCCGAAGGGCGCGAGATTTGCGCCCTCGCTGGCCTCTCGCCCGAGTGGGTTGAGCGGCGGTTCGAGCAAGGCGAGGGCCTCGTGCAACGCGGGCTCGCCGCGTGATACGCGAGAAAATCTCTCGGGGCTAAGGGGGCGTGACCGCATGGGATAGTCGAAATTGTGTCTGGTAGAAATTCTTGATTGCTCTAATCTTTCGCATCGGGCTCGCTAGCGAAGTTTATCTTCAAGGCACCTAAGCGTATTTCTTTCCCCCCATCCAAGTAAGCTCTGACTTTGATGAAGCCGGTATTGGCCATGGGCAAGGGAGACCAATGACAGGGAAAGGTCATTGAAATCAATCTTTCCTCGGGCTCGCCTTCTTGAGAACCACCAACAATATCTTCAATCTTCTCTTCTTCAGCCTCCACCTCGGCCGCCAGGATTTCCGACACTTCGTCACCCTCCTCTTTTAACACTCTGAGTTTCAGAGATTTAAAGGGCAGCGCGGTTGGGATGCGTATATTTACGAGAGCCGCAAAAGATGGCAGAAGCCCCGGCGGGGGGCCGTTAAAGTTCATTTCACTTGAGTAGCAACCTACAAGCGTAAGTTTGCCATTTATTTCGTGACGAATATCGTCGCAGAAGATAGTTGTTCCATACGGCTCGACAGTCACGAAGCAATTCTCTCCAGATTGAACTTTTGATTAGGGCTGATCGTACCCTTCGGGGCTGACCTAGCGCACTCCACCTGAACGTTAATTAATTTTTCTTTCGATATGGTCCAATTAGTCTTTTCTGAAACCTTTTTATCAAGAAATTCTATTGATACGTCCTTATCCAAAGCATACGCGAATTCAGCGATTGAACGTGCGGTGAGATTGGCGCTTCCCTTTAGACGGCGGTTTACAACTGATCTATCAACACCGAGAACTTCAGCGACCTCTTGCTGTGTCTTTCCAGACTCAATTAGCGCCTTCTGAATTACTTTCTGCAGACGTGAAATGAATCGGGCCGACTTCCGAGATTTCGGGTCAATCTTTAGTTGATATGACATCTGTGTAGCTCCCGCTCGTTATGCACTTAGGCTCGTCAAGTTGCATCTGATTTCGCGCAAATGCCGTTTGCGCAATATATCTGCCATAGCTGGCCTGAACCTCAATCTGATCTTTGCTGTCACCGTGACAACAGATAAAGGCATCTTTTTGTGGCACCCAGCCAAAAACTCTGACTTCGTCCGTCTTAAACTCCCAAACATGATGGTCTGGGGTCCAAGTTAGCTTCTTAAACCGTTTATCCGTGGAGAAGTAATCACCCGCCACGTATTCGGCAAACACCGCAAAGATTTGTTCCAGCGGTGACAGGTCCGCGTAGAGCGCATTGTGGCCCAACGCTGGAAGATCGTCCTCAAGCCATCTGAGGAAATCCATTGTTCCATATAGTGCCCTCCACGGGAGTTCTTCTGGTTCCAGAGGGTCGATGCGGTCAAGGACGCCCGACTCACATAACTCTATCAGCGTTGCCATATATATCAACAAATGCTTTCTGCAAGGTAAATACTAAGGAAACCTAGCTGCGGATAACTGCTTCGGCAACGTTAGAGTGGTAATGAGTGCGCGAGCATCCGGCATAGTTGTGGGCGAGTTGCACGCCGCCGTCTATGAATAGCTCTAACCAAAAACTAACAAAAACGGATTAACCGGGACAGGACCCTACAAAATGACGGCACATGCCCTCGCCAAACGGCTTCGTATAAATTTCGGCCTTGGAATAAACGCAAGCTATCGAGCTGCACTCGTTGTCGCGCACGATCACGGTCTCATCGATTCGTCAGGGCGACGCAGCTCCTACGAGCTTAACGTAATTGCAAAGGCTGAAACGATTTTGTGCGCTTGCGTAGCTGGTGGTGGGCTCACCAAAGACCTAAATACCTTTCTGGCGGGTGCCCGTGCGTCTGGTGTCGCGGCACGGCTCGGAGAGCTTCTTGATAAGCCCGAACGCCTAGCGGCATCGCAATTCCACTTCGACGCGCAAGGCCGTGCGATACGCATCTTTGCCGACTTCGAAAAAGCGGTACTAGCCTTAGAGGTCTTCGCCGGTGGCCCCCCGGACGGCGGCGCGCGCATCCTCAATGGCGCGAAACTTGTCGAGGTGCTAGCCGAATAAACGAATAGGCGGGGATATGGCCGGACCGCCGTGGGTCCGCAAACTCCGAGGGTGCCTCGCACTTCCCCCCTCCACCATCGGAGTGGCACGGAAAACCCCAACGAAAAGAGTGCACTAAGCGCCAAAAGGACCCCCAAGCATGCAAAAACTTCGCGAACTCCGCGCCGCTCTCAAGGCCAAGACTGACGAAGCGCGGGAACAAATTAACGACGCTGAGAAGTTCGCCGCCGTTGATCTCGAAATCCGCGCCATTGGCGATCAGATCGAACGGGCCGAGCGCCTCGAAGAGATCGAGCGAAATGTCGAAGGCCGTTCGCTCTCCGAGCCCGGCACCGAAGGCGCAACGGAATGGCGTTCGATCGCCCGTGGCGAGACTCGCGCCATGACCGTTGCCTCGGACGGCGGCGCAATCGTGCCCGAACAACTGGCGAGCCAAATTCAGAACCGGGTGCGCGATATCAGCCCGATCCGCTCGATCGCGAACGTCGTAAACGTGTCGAGCGCCGACTTCACGATTCCGGTGAACGTGCGCGGCTCCGTCTCCCGCTGGTCTGGCGAGAGCGGCGATCGCAACCCGGAAACCGCGACGCCGACGATCCGCGCCGTCAAGCCGACCTTTGGCGAGGTGAACGCCTTTCCGGTGGTGAGCAATCACCTGATCGACGACTCGGCCTATGACGTGGGCGGCTTCATTGTGAACAATGCTGCGAGCGACTTCGCCGAAGCCGAGGGTGCGGCCTTCATCGGCGGCAACGGCACCGACAAACCGACGGGCTTCCTCGCCGTCGTGCCCGAGGCCGCCGACGACGCAACCCGCACGGCTGGTGCTCTGCAATTCGTCGAGACGGCGGCCGTCTCCCTCGTGACCGCCGACGATCTTGTCGATCTCGTCTACAAGGCACGCGTGGGCTATCGAGCGAACGGTGTCTTCGTGATGAACTCGAAGACGGCTTCGATCGTGCACAAGCTCAAGGACGCCGACGGCCGCTTCCTGTGGTCTGACAGCCTCGCCGCCGGGCAACCGCCGCGCCTTCTCGGCTATGCCGTCGTGATCGCCGAAGATATGCCCGACGTGGCAACGGGTGCCTTCCCGATCGCGTTCGGCGACTTCAAGGCGGGCTATACGATCGCCGATCGCACCGGCGTTCGCTTGATCCGCGACGAGGTGACTCGCAAGGGTTTCACCGGCTTCTACCTTTCGAAGCGCGTGGGTGGCATCGTCACCGACGACGCCGCGATCAAGCTGATGAAGGTGAAGTAACATGCGGGGGCACGCTGACATTGAGCGGCGTGCCCTCGAACTCCGCGCCGTTGAAGGCGGCCGGATCGAGGGTTACGCCGCCGTCTTCAATTCGCCAAGCCATGACCTCGGCGGCTTCGTCGAGACGATCGCACCCGGTGCCTTTGCCGCCTCGCTCAAGCGGGCCGACGACGTTCTCGCGCTTTATCACCACGACACTCGGGCCGTGCTCGGCCGATCGACGGCGGGCACGCTGCGCCTCAAAGAAGACCCGAACGGACTTTTCTTTGCGCTCGACGTGGCGAACACCTCGGCCGGGCGTGACGTTCTGGAATCTGTGGGGCGTGGCGATATCACCGGCGCGAGCTTCGGCTTTCGTGCGATCCGTGATCGCTGGTCGCACAAGGGCAAGCCCGCCAAACGCGAGCTTCTCGAAGTCGAGTTGCTCGACGTAACGATCACCCCTTCGCCCGCCTATCCCGCGACCGTCGTTTCCCGGCGCTCGCTTGACGCAATCACCGAGGCCGAACGCCGTGCCCGGTATCTGGACCATATCGGGGGCTATTACCGTGGGAATCACTGACCTCTTCCGCCGTCACCAAGTCGAGACGCGCTCGAACGAGACGCTCGCCGCCCTTGGCGCGCATTGGCTAGGCACGCCGAGCACCAAGTTCCCGGCCGAGCAACTCGCCGTCACCGCCGCTTGCGTCGCCGTGATCTCGGGCCAATTGGCGGGCTTGCCGGTGCGCGTCTATCACTTCGAGGGGGATACCCGCCACGAGGCACCGTCGCACCCTCTGGCGCGGCTTGTGCGGCGCGGGCCGAACCTCTGGCAGTCGTGGCCCGACTTCGTGGAATGGATGGCGGCAAGCGCGCTTCTTCATGGCAACGCGCTCGCCGAGATCGTCGCCGATCGGGCGGGCCGTGTCGTCGAGCTTCGGCCGATCCGGTGGGGGCTCGTGCGCGTCGAACTCGTCAATCCCGGGCGCGTGATCTATCATGTTACGGGCGACGATCTTTCGGCTCCGATGGGCACGACGCGGCGCTTACTCGCGTCCGAAGTGCTGCACCTTAAAGCCCGCACCGACGACGGCGTGATCGGCGTCGCACCGCTTCGCCGGGCTATGGCGGCCGCTGCGCACGCCGTGGAAACCGACGCGCATAGCAAAGCGATGTGGCGCAACTCCGATCGGCCCTCGGGTGTGCTCATGCACGAGAAGAACCTCTCGGAAGGCGCTGCGAAGCGGCTCAAGGAATCCTTCGTCGCCCGTTACGGTGGCGAGAACCGGGGCGCACCGGCCGTGCTCGAAGAGGGGCTCAAGTTCGAGAGCTTCCCGACGATCTCACCGGAAGACGCCGAAATTCTTGCCGCCCGCCGGTTCTCGACGGAAGAGATCGCCCGCGCCTTCGGCGTGCCCGCGCCGCTTGTCGGCATCCTCGATCATGCGAGCTTCACGAACTCTGAGACGCTCTTGCGGCACTTCGCGCAAAGCACCTTGGCGCATTGGGCGCGCAAGCTGGAAACCGAGCTTTCCCGCTCGACCCTGACCGAAGCCGAGCGCGAGACTTACGAGATCGACGTTGACCTCTCGGGACTCCTGCGCGGCGATCATGCCGCGCGGTGGGCGGCGCACAAGATCGCGATCGACGCGGGCGTGCTCACGATCGACGAGGTGCGCGAGGTAGAGGGCTGGTCGCCGCGCGGTGAGCCCACCACGGGCGAGGGCATGGCATGAGTGCCTATACGAAGATCGCCGAGCATCTCTCTATTGAAGAGGCGCTCGTGAGGGCGGTGGCGTGGGAATTGCGCGCCGCCGGGCTTGCCAGTGGACACCGACGCCGCGTCCCGCCCGAAATCGTGCGGCGAATCCGCGAGCTTGCGGCCGTCGGCCTAAACGCTCGGCAGATTGGCGAAGTCGTCGGCTACTCGCGGGCGTGTTGCGACTCGATCATGCGAGGGGCGACGCACAAGCGCGTTGCGTGAGCGTGCAACCTCGAAGAACACGAGCCCGTCGGGAAACCGGCGGGCTTTTCAATGCGAAAATGCGTTACCCCAAACGTTACCCCGAGCCCAAAACGACGAAAGCCCCCGAAGGGGCTTGTTCGCAAATCACTGATTTAACAGGAAGATTTGGCTCCGGCGGTAGGGATCGAACCTACGACCAATTGATTAACAGTCAACTGCTCTACCGCTGAGCTACGCCGGAATGCCTATGTCTGTCTGGTGAGCAACGCTACCGGACAGCCGCTCTTTAACTTGGGCGGTCCGGGGTGTGCAAGGGGAATTGGGCACGAATATCGAATTTTTTCGTAAATTTCTCCGCCACAGCGAAAATGCTCAGTTTGACGAATGGCGACAGACATCTGCAATCACAGATGTGTGACAATCCCCCCTTCCCCGCGCTTCAGGCTGGACGGGTTACGCCAACTGCGATTGATACTCGCTCATCTTTCGCAAATCCTAGCACTACAAAGGAAAAATCATGACCTTCCTCACCCCCTACCGGCCGCAAATCCTGTCGCTACTCCGCATCATGTCCGGGCTTTTGGTGCTGCAGCATGGCACAACGAAGATCCTCGGCTTTCCAGCCAGCCAGATGAGCGGCGTTTCGATCACGTCGATGGGCGGCATCGCGGGCGTTATTGAGCTGATCTTTGGCGTTTTGCTGGTGGTCGGCCTTTTCTCAAGATTGTCGGCTTTCATCCTCAGCGGCTTAACCGCAGCCGCCTATTTCATCGCGCATATGCCGCAGGGGTTCTATCCGATGCTGAACGGCGGAGAACTGGTGGCGCTTTACAGCTTTGCTTTCCTCTATCTCGCGGCCGCAGGTCCAGGTCCTTGGTCGGTCGACGCGATGCGCGACAAGGGCTGAGGCCGGATATGAAAAAGGCATGGCCCGTCTGGGGCCATGCCTAACACTGCTACAGGTTTGAGTGCGTTTAGAACCCCGCAGCCTGCCCATCTTTGCGCGGATCGGAACCGGCGGAATAGCCCCCTTCGGGCAAGCGCTGCACCAATTGCGCGCCGCCAAAACCAAAAGCGTTATCGGGCGCTTCGACATGGATTACATGGCCCAGATCACGCAACCCTTGCAGCAATTCTGGCTTCATCGCCGGTTCGCAGGCGACCTCTAGCCCAGACAGCATTCGCCAGCGCGGCGCGTCGGCTGCAACCTGCACGTCTTGGCCCCAAAGCTG of Sulfitobacter sp. DSM 110093 contains these proteins:
- a CDS encoding phage major capsid protein; amino-acid sequence: MQKLRELRAALKAKTDEAREQINDAEKFAAVDLEIRAIGDQIERAERLEEIERNVEGRSLSEPGTEGATEWRSIARGETRAMTVASDGGAIVPEQLASQIQNRVRDISPIRSIANVVNVSSADFTIPVNVRGSVSRWSGESGDRNPETATPTIRAVKPTFGEVNAFPVVSNHLIDDSAYDVGGFIVNNAASDFAEAEGAAFIGGNGTDKPTGFLAVVPEAADDATRTAGALQFVETAAVSLVTADDLVDLVYKARVGYRANGVFVMNSKTASIVHKLKDADGRFLWSDSLAAGQPPRLLGYAVVIAEDMPDVATGAFPIAFGDFKAGYTIADRTGVRLIRDEVTRKGFTGFYLSKRVGGIVTDDAAIKLMKVK
- a CDS encoding AAA family ATPase, which produces MKKKQQMQQSEAKSPREAALAYAAAGFSVHPVRGKLPLTKWKDAATTDLTTIKAWFERWPEAGVALVTGERSGLFVVDLDVNKESGECTGEAEAERLGLAEYFKGAPIARTQSGGRHIFFRAGDDLDNSAGTLGSAIDTRGRGGFVVAAGSPGYEWLGPSIVDLAPPPVPEKLRSMIKAAKARPEHETPAVNIGPMAALARQLTATPTKEGGHAWAEQAMLAEIGRVMAAAPGTRNHTLNRAAFSLSQIVAGGSLDRSRVTDALERAARAAGLDEHEIAATIASGLEGGMAAPRTAPERPQERVQVSPFAEPAPEVLASRKAVLASKIVRANAVRPLLSSPYLVKGWLDRGAMSVVYGESNVGKSFFALSIAHHVAKGERWAGCRVVGGPVFYIASEGGRSFVNRVAALDAPSERLVVIPVSIDLCGSALDAEAVAALIRDEAEVHGEPALLVIDTLARSMGQGDENTAPDMGAFVRNVDVIREKTSAHVMVIHHSGKDRAKGARGHSSLRAATDTEIELTGESEIVVAEAKKQRDMANGRRFAYRLAEVDLGEDQDGDAVTTCRVEPCDVPEKSASTLISPEQRRVLDALNIFLVERGVPNPGGEGWPEIGVRKVVDLAEFKRFAAAREPDADEPKKASRRVRDMLAKLIAKGVVCCNDERLWIVAKHGNAGT
- a CDS encoding phage portal protein codes for the protein MGITDLFRRHQVETRSNETLAALGAHWLGTPSTKFPAEQLAVTAACVAVISGQLAGLPVRVYHFEGDTRHEAPSHPLARLVRRGPNLWQSWPDFVEWMAASALLHGNALAEIVADRAGRVVELRPIRWGLVRVELVNPGRVIYHVTGDDLSAPMGTTRRLLASEVLHLKARTDDGVIGVAPLRRAMAAAAHAVETDAHSKAMWRNSDRPSGVLMHEKNLSEGAAKRLKESFVARYGGENRGAPAVLEEGLKFESFPTISPEDAEILAARRFSTEEIARAFGVPAPLVGILDHASFTNSETLLRHFAQSTLAHWARKLETELSRSTLTEAERETYEIDVDLSGLLRGDHAARWAAHKIAIDAGVLTIDEVREVEGWSPRGEPTTGEGMA
- a CDS encoding site-specific integrase translates to MAKALTATAINAAKPGPNRREISDGGQEGLFLIVQPSGSKSWALRYRSVGKPVKLTLGAWPAMSLAKARAAAAEALEAAKSGDDPAAKKRAEKAARLEVDLSERDKVKTLIGQYDNLRLKGLRSRATVRRELDRFVVAAWGERDIHTIAKRDVIDLLDGIAESGRAVTANRVRAYLNTFMNWCVERDILAMSPATGVKRVVKEASRERVLSDDEIRWLWRACDELDLWGPFTKTLLLTGQRLGEVAGMREAEITSATWHLDAKRTKNGRAHDVPLSEAALDVLASTMKIKGAGYLFTTTGASALSNFHRGREAVAAKMVEIAAKERGEPVEIPHWTFHDLRRTAATGMARLGIPVRVTEAVLNHVSGTGGGIVAVYQRHDYADEKRAALDAWTRYVVSIVEGRAENVIQIRA
- a CDS encoding HK97 family phage prohead protease, with protein sequence MRGHADIERRALELRAVEGGRIEGYAAVFNSPSHDLGGFVETIAPGAFAASLKRADDVLALYHHDTRAVLGRSTAGTLRLKEDPNGLFFALDVANTSAGRDVLESVGRGDITGASFGFRAIRDRWSHKGKPAKRELLEVELLDVTITPSPAYPATVVSRRSLDAITEAERRARYLDHIGGYYRGNH
- a CDS encoding helix-turn-helix domain-containing protein, encoding MDRPEYVPAPVARREILGVSEMTVWRWRQDPSLGFPSPVRIRGRLYYRTDELRGWMERNRQFAA
- a CDS encoding DoxX family protein gives rise to the protein MTFLTPYRPQILSLLRIMSGLLVLQHGTTKILGFPASQMSGVSITSMGGIAGVIELIFGVLLVVGLFSRLSAFILSGLTAAAYFIAHMPQGFYPMLNGGELVALYSFAFLYLAAAGPGPWSVDAMRDKG
- a CDS encoding helix-turn-helix transcriptional regulator, which produces MSYQLKIDPKSRKSARFISRLQKVIQKALIESGKTQQEVAEVLGVDRSVVNRRLKGSANLTARSIAEFAYALDKDVSIEFLDKKVSEKTNWTISKEKLINVQVECARSAPKGTISPNQKFNLERIAS